A window from Citrus sinensis cultivar Valencia sweet orange chromosome 5, DVS_A1.0, whole genome shotgun sequence encodes these proteins:
- the LOC102621655 gene encoding auxin-induced protein 6B-like, giving the protein MSVGFGKCSKIRHIVRLRQMLRRWRNKARMSAARIPSDVPAGYVAVCVGTSCRRFVVRTTYLNHPVFKKLLVQAEEEYGFTNQGPLAIPCDESLFEEAIRFISRSESGHSARFVNFEDFQRYCHVGFKKNIDFWTESRPLLHGIASKTIW; this is encoded by the coding sequence ATGTCGGTTGGATTCGGAAAATGCAGCAAAATCCGCCACATTGTGAGGCTGAGGCAAATGCTAAGAAGATGGCGCAACAAGGCCCGCATGTCCGCGGCTCGCATACCGTCAGATGTCCCAGCCGGATACGTGGCGGTCTGTGTAGGCACCAGTTGCAGGAGATTTGTAGTGCGCACGACGTACCTGAACCATCCCGTTTTCAAGAAACTTCTCGTTCAAGCTGAAGAAGAGTACGGCTTCACTAACCAAGGTCCATTGGCCATCCCATGCGACGAGTCACTCTTCGAAGAAGCGATCCGCTTCATTTCGAGGTCCGAGTCGGGCCATTCAGCCCGGTTCGTTAACTTTGAAGACTTCCAGAGGTACTGCCACGTAGGATTTAAGAAAAACATCGACTTTTGGACAGAATCTCGACCGTTGCTTCATGGGATTGCCAGTAAAACCATTTGGTAA
- the LOC102620892 gene encoding uncharacterized protein LOC102620892, whose translation MEGLKVSDADMEVYLHPSKSKKVSQAILRELSSLLFKFNEIFEGVLLAYDVNILDKNGKILFGIHPYFGVKLKAKLLLFSPKPNMLVEGKVVRLTQASIHVIVLGFSSAIITDQDIREEFNYTTKYGEEVFASRSHKRHVIKVGTMIRFLVKSFDEEILHISGSLKPAHTGSIRWLDKKSKNVCLADSSTTKRREVEGKSEMQDNETVGAAVSSVSNDHQIKKSKKRRFAEDH comes from the exons ATGGAGGGACTAAAAGTATCAGATGCTGATATGGAAGTTTATTTGCACCCATCCAAGAGTAAAAAGGTTTCTCAAGCCATCCTCCGCGAGCTCAGTTCTCTCCTCTTCAA GTTCaacgaaatttttgaaggTGTACTGTTGGCTTATGATGTCAacattttggataaaaatggaaaaattctttttgggATTCATCCCTATTTTGGTGTGAAGCTTAAAGCAAAGCTCTTGCTTTTCTCTCCAAAGCCAAATATGCTCGTAG AAGGGAAAGTTGTGAGGCTTACACAAGCATCCATTCATGTCATCGTTCTTGGATTTTCATCTGCAATTATAACAGATCAAGACATTCGAGAAGAGTTCAATTATACTACT AAATATGGTGAGGAAGTATTTGCTAGTAGATCACACAAGCGGCACGTTATAAAAGTTGGAACCATGATACGGTTTTTAGTCAAGAG TTTCGATGAAGAAATTCTGCACATTTCTGGATCGTTAAAACCAGCTCATACAGGAAGTATCCGTTGGTTGGATAAGAAATCAAAAAATGTTTGCCTAGCTGATAG TAGCACTACGAAGAGGCGGGAGGTTGAAGGGAAATCAGAAATGCAGGACAATGAAACTGTTGGGGCTGCAGTATCTTCGGTGAGCAATGATCATCAAATTAAGAAGTCAAAGAAGCGTAGGTTTGCCGAAGATCATTGA